GATATCTTCGACGCCAACGGCCAGATGTCCGAAACCATTGCCGAGGTCATAAGGTTCTGCCTGGTCCCAATTATGGGTCAGTTCAACCTCCGGCCCGTCGCCGTAACCGAGATAGACCAGTGTATAACGTCCATCGGGCACATCGCGTCGGCGGGTCTCCTCCATACCGAGAGCTTTGTAAAAATCCACGCTGCGATCAAGCGCGCGCACGCGAATCATGGTGTGAAGAAACGTCGCCATAAGCGTCTCCTTAACTCAAACTTATCCATTTATGTTTTAACGGGGCTCAATACCCATCAGAAAAAGGCGACGCGCATTGGCCTCAGCCACGCATTGCGCCAGATCTGTGAAGAGCACCCCATCGGCCTGATAGGCAATACCGGCCAGCCCGCTTTCAGCAGCAAGCTGGATCGTGCGCGGCCCGATCGTTGGCATATCGGCGCGCCTCTCCTGCCCCGGCTTTAACATTTTGAGCAGGATACCGCCGGGGCCTGGCTGACGCAAGGCCGCGCAACGCTGTAACATCGCGTCCGTGCCCTCCAGCGCCTCCACGGCAAGGACAAGCCCGGACTGTACCACACAGCCCTGCCCGATATCCAACCTGCCGAGCGCCTTGACGACATCAACCGCGCGCGAAATATCCTGCGCGTCATCAGCGGAAGGAGCCAGGGGCGTCAAAACGCCTTTTGGTCCCAGCGCCTGCGCTAAAAATTCATGCGCGCCACGCACATTAAACCCTTCCTCCCCCAGGACACGCACAATGGCGCCGAGGAGACCGTCATCCCCCGCGAAAACCGCGCGCCCCATCCGGGCGAGGAGGCGTGCGCCTTCCTTATCCGGTTTGAGATCACGCAGAGCGGGACGTTTGACAGGGCCGATCAGGACGATGTCCCGGCATCCCGCATCGCGCAAAGCACGGATAATCTGGCCCGCTGCCGCGAGACGATAAAAGCCATGAGGCCACTGCGCGATGAGGTCCGGGTCCACAAAGCCTTCGAAACCCACAATAAAAACTTCCCCCCCCTGCGCCGTAACCGACTCGGCCACAAGGGCGGGAAGAGGCCCGCCGCCTGCCAATATGCCAAGTTTTGGGGGGATCAATCCTGAAATGGTTCGCCTTCCCGCCTGCGAAGACCCGAGACTTTAACCAGGCCACGACGGCTTTTAGCTTCCATGAAATCGATGATTTCTTTCACGCGGCTGTTCTTCTCGTAATTTTTTTTGACCTGGGCCAGCCGGCTCGCAAACACGTCCGCATCCGCGTCTGAGCCAGGTTTTGAGGACGCGCGTGAAGCGTCGAGATAGCGGGGATAAAGATCAAGATAAGCTTGTCGCATCTCCTTCATCTCCGGATGCGAGACACCCTGCCTTTTCAGCCAGATCCAATGCAGCCCGACCAGGCGGGCGCGATTTCCGAGGACACATCCATAGGGAATGACGTCCGCCTCCACACCACAGAGGCCACCAACAAGCGCGCCCCGTCCGATGCGGACAAATTGATGCATGGCCGCCGAACCCATGATGCGCGCGCCATCGCCAATTTCGA
This genomic stretch from Candidatus Kirkpatrickella diaphorinae harbors:
- the lpxA gene encoding acyl-ACP--UDP-N-acetylglucosamine O-acyltransferase yields the protein MSDPSRLSSIHPSAIIAPNAQIGENVEIGPWCVVGANAVLEENVKLHANVIIDGHTILRQGVEVFPFVTIGMAPQDLKYGGEPASCEIGERTIIRENVTIHRGTTQGISSTKVGAHCLIMANSHIAHDCVIGDGVIIVNNVVMGGHVEIGDGARIMGSAAMHQFVRIGRGALVGGLCGVEADVIPYGCVLGNRARLVGLHWIWLKRQGVSHPEMKEMRQAYLDLYPRYLDASRASSKPGSDADADVFASRLAQVKKNYEKNSRVKEIIDFMEAKSRRGLVKVSGLRRREGEPFQD
- the gloA gene encoding lactoylglutathione lyase, encoding MATFLHTMIRVRALDRSVDFYKALGMEETRRRDVPDGRYTLVYLGYGDGPEVELTHNWDQAEPYDLGNGFGHLAVGVEDIHTVVDKLRKVGVKVTREPGPVKFGTTVIAFVADPDGYKVELIETKPGQPF
- a CDS encoding LpxI family protein, whose amino-acid sequence is MIPPKLGILAGGGPLPALVAESVTAQGGEVFIVGFEGFVDPDLIAQWPHGFYRLAAAGQIIRALRDAGCRDIVLIGPVKRPALRDLKPDKEGARLLARMGRAVFAGDDGLLGAIVRVLGEEGFNVRGAHEFLAQALGPKGVLTPLAPSADDAQDISRAVDVVKALGRLDIGQGCVVQSGLVLAVEALEGTDAMLQRCAALRQPGPGGILLKMLKPGQERRADMPTIGPRTIQLAAESGLAGIAYQADGVLFTDLAQCVAEANARRLFLMGIEPR